The stretch of DNA GCAACTATACTCGAAAAGCTATCTTAAATAAacgtgcggcccgcggcttcacccagacacttgtatctggcccgcctgtaaaaaaggttgcacaccctgcTCTAaaagattcgtttttttgtgtgtgtgatTTTGTCTACTGCGTCAAATtgaatacccatactacttagtttgggctttcgtgtccatgtatttgaacATCGCTCACTTAAACTATGTTTTCTCGGTAATCTAtatcgagaatcggaatcgaaaatttaggaatcggataagaatcgaatacttttaagtactcatacttagcatccttaaTTGTGAATCTGACTGTAGAAGTTTAAAAAGTTTGTTATTGCTTATTTTTGCTTtaaaagtagcaaagcattgtttttaattttggtcggcacgcggaagaattttgtcgttaaatttagccgatttcgAAAcacgagccgaaaaaggttgcccacccctggactaggctaaaattctttaccggtacttttcaaaaacagattgttgtatggcgtatgcaatgaatcataatgatggtttgaaacacataccccatgttacaggcgccaactcgcaaaagcactcttaaaataaccccgaaaattttgcaatggtaaagtatagaaagagTTTTTCacgggtcaaaggtcgggaaaatgTCCATTATCTCGAGTCTGGGAACCAATCTAATGGTTGAAATGGAAGAATCCATGCCCCAACACCAACACTATGAACACCAACATGAGCTTTTTAGCCGGGCTTTTCACACAGTGAATTTATTCATGTGCCCATAGCGCTTTTCTATACTATTTACTGCTGGTACGGTCATTTTGTTCTTTATTATTGGTATATCGCTGTCATCGCGATAACGGTGATAAATACAACAAGGATAGCTTCGCTCTTCATATTTCTGCAACTGTTGCATCCATCTGTGTCAAAAGAGAATATTGGAgaatttgtttaattaaaacggaaccaatttacaaaaaaaaacagcacTAATTAATTCAATGTTTTTGTGAGGTTTAATAAATCGTCTATGCTGAAAAACTGCATGCCTAAAGgtccaataaaataaaataattaaaaaatattatactaaCTTAAAGTTACTTTAAATTGGTCAGTTCattcgaaataataatttaccACTGTCGCATATGCATGTTTCGATGTCTTTTCCAATGGTGCAATTGTTGAATGAAAGCGCTGTGCATGTTCTAGTGACTTCGCCtgaaaagtttattttatttcagcaaAATTTATCAACAAACAACTTAAATATTATACTAATGTTTACAATTGCGAATTATCGTGCTTTACAAAGGCTTCATTATATTGAGTGAAAGAGTCCTAACTGATTTAATGAGCAAATTTTTTGTTAGCGATTCAATTTGAGAGAGTTAATTTTACTGTATATTAGAAGAGTGACAGCTTAGCAATAATTAATGTCAAAAAATACGTGAACTATACCTCGAAAAGTTATTTTTCGACATCCATGAAAAACTCCACCGCAATCCATCAACTTATATTTAGATTTCACTGAATCACCATCGTTGCAAACGCCATATTTATCACAAACAAAGCATTTTATTGTTGAggctaaaacaaaataatgtattacaaattccatttgaaagaaattaattaaattatttccccttactaattttattgaaaatcatAATATCTGAAACCATGTCAGAATATCACACGTCATGGCTGCTGAGTCGGGTTTTATTCGACTCCCAAATGCTCCAAGCCTGCAAAAAAAAACGACCTcgatttgtttaaaaatttaaatttgacttTGGTTTTGAAAGCACTATTGACGGCTCTTCAATTATGGAACCTTTCAACCGCTTTGCATTGAGATATCCGATTTTGGCACATAGATAAGAAGATCTTATTGTGATTTCGAACAGTTTAGTAATACAATTGATCAACTTAAGTAATATTACTTTGAAATGAAGTTACGTACCTTTTTCAAAAGTAAAAATTACAGCGATAACAAATAATACGAATTTCATTTCATTCAGAATCTGTAGCAGACATTAGTGAAACAAATGTTAATGTACAAATTAGCATTGAACGGGTATTTAAAGTTGGACAAATGGCTTCGAAGCTTCAAGTACCTAATCTATAATTTAGAAACTTGCGAACAGTTTGTTTTAGTCATTGCTATACTCTGTGGTACAATGTAATGTGACACCTGAGGGAAGGGAAAGTGAATTCTAATGAGTCTGTCATATTGCATTGAAATATTACAGATATACGAGCTCTAGATGCTGCAGTGACGAAGCGAGTCGAACTGGAATGCTATTATTTATCATACAGCATTTATGAAgggttgaataaaaaaaagttactttGAATAAAGACTAACTTAAACGTATATTATACGCCCTCGCTAGAAATCATGTAAGTATATGGGCACTTATGCGTAGTCACGTTGTCATACTCTTTTTAACGTATAAAAACAAGGATGAAACCTACAGTGTTTGATTTATCAATTATTTAGACAAAAAGCTATAATATTGTTTTAGGTgattaaatcaataaaaatgcaattaaaaatcTCCTTAGATTCCATCTACCTATTCTGACTGCTTCTTTCCAGCTACGATAACGACTACTTATTGTTCTCATTATAAAGAAACCGAACATTATATATCAAAATTCCTATACTAGGGCAAGCACAGTTGACAATAAATCACATCTGATATTCGCTATCGCAGGCAATATATGAATAGcaagaaaatattattagaatttGATGCTTTCGCAATGGCGAAACGGTGCAGGGTATAGTGCATGTATTGTTTGAGGTATCGTTTTTCCTGTATGAGTAAGCGCAACACACATCTAAATTTTACCGAATTctccatatatatatgtgaaacaTAGAATGCATGAAAGGAAAATGCTTAGCTGGTCAAGATCAGAAGAAGGTCAATTTTTTCTACACATATGGAATCAAAGCATacctttcaaaaattttaaaagttgaTAAACTGTTTTAGAACATTTTTGTATATGATTGCCTAAATCTATGTTCAGCGCTTACTTTTCATGCCTTGATCAGATGAGGTATCAGTATCCGCTGGCATGAATTGAGAACTGACAAAAACATTCAAATAGATTCACAGCGGGCCCTTGAATAACTTCTCGCTTCTTGTTCCGGGCGAAGGTGTGTAGCACCCCACAGAATTTCACATAATCATTTACGAAAAACTTTGGTATAGTCGGATAGAGTTAAAATTACATGAGAAATGAGGCAGAATAGCAAACTATGCGTCTTGgtaaaattttgtttaacaAAGAGTGTATATATTCTATCAGAAATCATcatatataaatagaaaaacataTTGCTCCATCTGAATTTTTCAACATCTTGACTCGGCATAACCAACGTTGATTTGGTAGGATGCTACATTGCAGCAAGAATGAGACCGATGCAGCTGTTTGTGTTGGAATGTTTCGAAACAGCCCGTTAATAGtagtatttttgaatatagagataaatttgaatacattGTTCATTCTTGCAAGCTCATGCATTCACTTCATTTAAAGCCATTGTTCATTCTTGCAAGCTCATGCATTCACTTCATTTAAAGCTATTCACTGCGGTAAATCTTTCTCTTCTATGGTTTGGGGCGTATAATGAATACCATTGATGAAGGGTAGTATAACTATTAATTTGTCAATATGGATTCGTCTACTAGGTTCATAGAATCATAATAAAAACATCTACTGAACACATAGCGTACATATTATAGATCGTCTGgctaaatttttgttgttgttggatttttttatttggttgCTTTTTGTTTGGTTTTTATTTGGTAAAATGACTTTTATCCGCAGCAAATGATCCAATCAGTTTTCAAATAGatattactgtttttttttcaaatttacaccTATGTGATTCGatgtttcacaaaaattttgCTGTCTAATTTAAGTTTATGGGAACCGTTGTTCATTTCGTTATCATGGTGCTGCGCCTTACCAATTGCCGATACCGCAAGCCATGTCCGTTCGTTAAAGTTCatagaatttagatttagacagACAAATTCAATAAACCGCATGTTGGTAATACGACTGTGTAATCAACAACATTGGAATCTTGCTTCAAATTGCCAACCCGAATAACTCACCCGCTTCCTAACATCGGATGGAATTTTCAAGTCGGGTTTTCGTGACTAAAATGTGGcataattatttatattcaagCAAAATACGGTAAGTGGCTAATAAATGTCTCACTGCGTAAATATTGAGTCGCATGAAACAGATAAATTCACTACTC from Styela clava chromosome 14, kaStyClav1.hap1.2, whole genome shotgun sequence encodes:
- the LOC120341618 gene encoding uncharacterized protein LOC120341618, giving the protein MKFVLFVIAVIFTFEKASTIKCFVCDKYGVCNDGDSVKSKYKLMDCGGVFHGCRKITFRGEVTRTCTALSFNNCTIGKDIETCICDSDGCNSCRNMKSEAILVVFITVIAMTAIYQ